The window AATCACTCGAAGTGACAAAAGCTATATTTTTTGATTGAAGTTAATTGTCAGTTCGAGTGATGCGACCAAAGGAGCATTGTATTGAGAACTATTTGTGTTTGCTTCTCGATACAATTTGCTCATGCTTCACAAATCACTCGAAGTGACAAGTAGTATTTGATTGGATTTCATGGTCAGTTCGAGTGATGCGACCAAAGGAGCATTGTATCGAGAACTATCGTGTTGACTTCTCGATACAATTTTCTCGTGCCTCAAAAACCACTCGAAGTGACAAGCAGTATTTTTTTGATTGAAGTTCATTGTCAGTTCGAGTGATGCGACCAAAGGAGTATTGTGTCTAGAACTATTTGTGTTTGCTTCTCGATACAATTTTCTCATGCCTCGAAAACCACTCGAAGTGACAAGTAGTATTTTAATTGGATTTCATTGTCAGTTCGAGTGATGCGACCAAAGGAGCATTGTATCGAGAACTATCGTGTTGACTTCTCGATACAATTTGTTCATGCTTCACAAATCACTCGAAGTGACAATTAAAAGATATAGCGGAAAGCCTGACGTTTTGCGATCCTGCGAGGTTTTTGTTAACCTTGTAGGTAGGAGCAAAAGGTAACGCCCAACCCATGTTAAAACTTCGGTTGGCTAACCAAAAAATAAATATATTAATAGGTATGAGATTCCTGTCTGCGCAGGAATTTAGGAGTTCAGATAAAAGGAGCTTCGATAGGTAATACTTCTACTTCCTTATTTTTAATATTAAAACGGTCTCCATTAGATAGAATATGCGTTCTTAAATTGGTTAGAGACATTGGTGTGCCTTCTTTTAAAACTTTGTGGTTGTTGTGTTTTAGTTTTCTTCCATCAAAAATAATTACCATTCCAGAACCTATAACTTCTAGGGAACCATTTTTAATGATAAGTCCGGTGTCTTCTGCTAAGCCAAGTCCGACAAGCTTTGGGAATTGTGCAACCGCTTCCGATATGCGTCCGAAACGACCTCTTTTAATAAAGTGCGTGTCTATAATTAATTCCGGGATTAAAGCTAATCCTTTATACATAGTAACTGCTCCTTTTATAAATGCTTCTGAAGCAGATCCTCCAGCAATCATTTCTTGAGACATCATCATAGCACCAGCACTGGTACCTGCAATAACAAAACCTTCTTCGTTTTTATAGCGGTCTACCAAAATAGTGTGAATGGTAGTACCTCCAATTTTATCGGAGATTTTAGATTGATCTCCACCAGAGAACATGACACAATCTGCACCTTTTATTAAATCTATAGCTGCTTGTTTTTCAGAGTCTTCTTTACTTCTAATGTCTAGAATAGTAACGTTTTTACAACCTAAGGTAGTAAATGCTTCCATGTAATTTTCACCAACTTCTACAGGAATACTAGATGCGGTAGGTATCACCACAATATTCGAGTCTATACCTCCAGCTTCTTCAACTACATGAAACAAAATACCTTCGCTTATAAACTCTAGCGTGTATTGTTCACTTTCTTCAATTCCTTTGTCTTCATTTCCTCCTATAGGAATTAACGTTCCGTTAAATCTATGCATCTATTTATCACTTAAAATTATAATGTGCAAAAATAGGCTAATTTTTTTACAGAAATTGTATATATTTATAATCTTTCACACTAACTAATTAAACCAAAATCTGCATGAAGATACGCGAAATAAATGCCATGAGAGGGCCAAACTACTGGTCTATAAGACGTCACAAACTAATAGTAATGGTTCTTGATCTGGAAGAAATGGAAGAATTACCATCGAATAAAATTGATGGATTTCCAGAAAGATTAAAAGCAATGTTTCCTACGATGTATTCGCATCGATGTTCAGAAGGTTGCGAAGGTGGTTTTTTTATGCGCGTGGATGAAGGTACTTGGATGGGACATATTATAGAGCATATTGCTTTAGAAATTCAAACATTGGCTGGAATGGATACTGGTTTTGGAAGAACCAGAGGCTATGGAGAACATGGCGTGTATAGCGTTGTTTTTTCTTATATGGAAGAATCTGTTGGTCGCTTTGCAGCAAAATCTGCAGTCCGAATTTGCGAAGCTTTAATTGCTGGCGAAGACTATGATTTAACCGATGATATTCAAGAAATGCGAGAACTTCGCGAATCGGATCGATTAGGTCCGAGTACAGGATCTATTATTGAAGAAGCCGAATCTAGAGGAATTCCTTGGATTCGTTTAAATAAATATTCGCTTTGCCAATTGGGTTATGGCGCAAATCAAAAACGTATTCAAGCAACAGTTACTAGTGAAACAAGCAGTATTGGTGTAGAATTAGCGTGTGATAAAGAAGATACCAAATACTTGTTAGAACAAGCAGAAGTAGAAGTGCCTCGTGGTGATATTATTAGACGCGAACGTAGTCTAGAGGAAGCATGTCGTTATGTTGGTTATCCTTTAGTGATTAAACCTGTAGATGGCAATCATGGAAGAGGAATTACCGTAGATATTAATAATTATGAAGATGCTTTAGCTGCTTTTCATCATGCAAAAGAAAGCTCTCGTAGCGGTGCTATTATTGTAGAGAAATTTATTACTGGTCAAGATTATAGACTTCTAGTAATTAATAATAGGTTAGTGGCTGGAGCCATTAGAACTCCTGCACATGTTATTGGTGACGGAAAATCTACAATACAAGAATTAATAGATAAAGTGAATAGCGATCCTCGTCGTGGTTTTGGACATGAAAATGTACTGACCAAAATTACTACCAACGAGTTAACGCAAACCATAATTAAAGATGCTGGTTATACTTTAGAGTCGGTTTTAGCAGCAGATGAAAGACTGATATTAAAAGATACTGCAAATCTGAGTACAGGAGGAACTGCAGAAGATATTACAGATATTATTCATCCTGCAAATATTGCTATGGCAGAACGTATTTCTAAAATTATAGATTTAGATATCTGCGGAATTGATATCATGACCACCGATATTTCTAAACCACTATCCGAAACTGGTGGTGCTGTTTTAGAAGTAAATGCTGGTCCAGGATTTAGAATGCACTTAGCACCAACTACTGGATTACCACGTAATGTCGCTGCTCCAGTAATTGATAAGTTATTTCCAGTAAAAGGCGAAACAGGACGTATTCCTATAGTAGCTATTTCTGGAACGAATGGAAAAACAACCACAACAAGACTTATTGCACATATTGCAAAAATGAATGGCCATCGTGTTGGTTACACCACAAGTGATGGTGTTTATATACAAAATAGATTACTAATGACGGGTGATTGTACAGGTCCGGCAAGTGCCGAATTTGTACTGAAAGATCCTACCGTAAACTTTGCAGTTTTAGAATGTGCAAGAGGTGGATTGCTTCGTGCTGGATTAGGTTTTAAAAAATGTGATGTCGCTGTGGTAACAAATGTTGCAGCAGATCATTTAGGCTTAAAAGGAATTCATACCGTAGAACAATTAGCAAAAGTGAAAGCGGTTGTTCCAGAAACGGTTTTACCAGATGGTTATGCTATTTTAAATGCAGACGATGATTTGGTGTATGATATGCGTCGTAATTTAGATTGTAACGTTGCCCTATTTTCTATGGATGAAAACAATCCGCATATAAAAGCATTACAACGTCTTAATGGTATCACTGCTGTGTACGAAAACGGTTGGGTTACTATTTGTAGAGGCGAATGGAAAATGCGTATTATGGAAGCGGTGAATATTCCGCTAACCTATGGAGGAAAAGCAAAATTCATGATTCAAAATGTACTTGGTGCGGTGCTTGCTGCACATGTGCAAGGGATTAGTATTGAAGATATGAAAGCCGCTTTAGAAACTTTTATTCCTTCGGCAACACAAACTCCTGGTCGTTTAAATTTATTCGAATTTAATAACTTTTCCATTCTTTTAGATTATGCACATAATCCAGCAGGAATGCGTGCCCTTCAAAATTTTGTGGAGGAATTAGATGCTACGGTGAAAGTGGGAATTATTGCAGGAATTGGTGATAGACGTGTGGAAGATAATAATGAAATGGGTAGTATTGCTGCCGAAATGTTTGATGAAATTATTATTAGGCAAGACAAACGCTTACGCGGAAAAACCGAAGAGGAGCTTATTAAAATGCTGAATGATGGTATTAAAATGAAAGATCCGAATAAGAAAACAACCATTATTCCATCGGAAAAAGAAGCCATTAAATTTGCAGTTAAAAACGCGGTGAAAGGTTCGTTGATTATTTTGTGTAGTGATGTGATTCCAGATGCTTTAGAACTAGTGAAAAAGTTTAAAGAACAAGAAGCGAATGGTGAATTGAATTACGCGGATTAATTAAAAATAAAGCTTTCGAAAATAATATATAATGTCAGTTTGAGCGCAGTCGGAAACCTTAATGTTTTATCTTTTAAAGTATTTGGACTGCGTTTAATATGACATTTTTTGATTATAAACCTTGTAGTCAGCTTCTCGTTGATTTTAAATAATATTTAGTTAACTATGAATTACTCCGATAATAAATACGCTACTTTATTTAATACCCAAAAAGCAAACCAATACCACATAGGAAACACGACCTATAAACAGCGTATTGCAAAACTGAATGCCTTAAAAAAAGCGGTGGAGTTTACGTATAAGGATAAAATCCGTCAAGCATTGTTTGATGATTTTAAAAAGCCTTTTACAGAAACGGATTTAACAGAAATTTATCCGGTTATTGGTGAAATTAAATTCGCTAAAAGTCACTTAAAATCCTGGCTGAAACGTCAAATTGTAGACACACCAATGTCTTTACTAGGGTCGTCTTCGTATTATATTAACGAACCAAAAGGCGTTTGTTTGCTTATTTCTCCTTGGAATTTTCCTTTAAACTTAACTTTCGGACCATTAGTTTCTGCAATTGCAGCAGGAAATACGGTGATTATTAAACCTAGTGAAATGACGCCACACATTTCTAAAGTGATGGCAGAGATTGTTGTCGATTTGTTTGATGAAAACGAAATTGCTTTAGTAGAAGGGGAAGTAGAAGTATCGCAAGAATTATTAAAACTTCCTTTTAATCACATCTTTTTTACTGGATCTCCACAAGTTGGAAAAATTGTAATGCAAGCCGCTTCTAAGCATTTAACTTCGGTGACTTTAGAGCTTGGTGGGAAATCACCGACCATTATTGACGAAACGGCGAACTTAAAAGCTGCAGCTAAAAAGATTGCTTGGGGAAAGTTTTTAAATAGCGGACAAACCTGTATTGCTCCAGATTATATTTTGGTAAAAGATGCGGTGAAAGATGCTTTTGTTACAGAATTAAGAGAACAGTTGAAAACCTTTTATACGGCCGATGCTTCGGCTTCCGATTCCCTTTCACGTGTAGTGAATGCAAAACATTATGAGCGTTTAGTAGCGCATTTAGAAGATGCGAAATCCAATAATGCCACGATTGAAATTGGAGGTAAAACAGCTTCCGAAGATAACTTTATAGAACCAACCGTAATTTCTAACGTACCAGAAAGTGCTTCGCTTTTACAAGACGAGATTTTTGGACCTATTCTTCCAATAAAAACATATAAGACACTTGAAGAAGCTATTACTTATATTAATGCTAAAGAAAAACCTTTGGCGCTTTATGTATATTCTAAGAGTAAAAGGAATATAAATACGGTTATAAAAAATACTAGAGCAGGAAGTACGGCAATTAACAATAACGTATTGCAATATACCAATCATAATCTGCCATTTGGAGGAAGTAATAATAGCGGGATTGGTAAATCACATGGTATTTTTGGTTTTCAGGAATTCTCGAACATGCGTTCTGTATTGAAGCAACATACCGTAGGATCTATTGAATTTTTGTTTCCGCCTTATACTAATTTTAAACAGAAATTGGTAGACTTAACTATCAAGTGGTTTTAATAAAAAAAGGGATTATTAAGATTACTTAATTTCTCCCTTTTTAGACTAATAGCGTCTTTATGTTTTATTGAATGACAATTTTTTTGGTGACTTCCCCTTTTTCAGTAGCAATTTTCAAAAGATAAATTCCGGATGGATAGGAGCTAATATCCATTGTTTCTGCTTTTGTTGTCAGAACTTTTTTCCCTAATATATTGAATAAGCTAATAGAAGAAATCGTTTGGTTTTTAGAACTAGCAATATTTAGAATAGCATCTGCTGGATTTGGATACACATGAATATTGTCTTCTAAAGCTGTGTTGTTAGTGCTCAAGGTTTCCGTGCTATGAATGGTAAAACTTTTATATCCATCATTATTTGCAAGTGCTAAAGTTCTAAATACACGAAGTTTATATGTTGTTCCGCTTGTTAA is drawn from Lacinutrix sp. WUR7 and contains these coding sequences:
- a CDS encoding aldehyde dehydrogenase family protein, whose amino-acid sequence is MNYSDNKYATLFNTQKANQYHIGNTTYKQRIAKLNALKKAVEFTYKDKIRQALFDDFKKPFTETDLTEIYPVIGEIKFAKSHLKSWLKRQIVDTPMSLLGSSSYYINEPKGVCLLISPWNFPLNLTFGPLVSAIAAGNTVIIKPSEMTPHISKVMAEIVVDLFDENEIALVEGEVEVSQELLKLPFNHIFFTGSPQVGKIVMQAASKHLTSVTLELGGKSPTIIDETANLKAAAKKIAWGKFLNSGQTCIAPDYILVKDAVKDAFVTELREQLKTFYTADASASDSLSRVVNAKHYERLVAHLEDAKSNNATIEIGGKTASEDNFIEPTVISNVPESASLLQDEIFGPILPIKTYKTLEEAITYINAKEKPLALYVYSKSKRNINTVIKNTRAGSTAINNNVLQYTNHNLPFGGSNNSGIGKSHGIFGFQEFSNMRSVLKQHTVGSIEFLFPPYTNFKQKLVDLTIKWF
- a CDS encoding cyanophycinase, with the protein product MHRFNGTLIPIGGNEDKGIEESEQYTLEFISEGILFHVVEEAGGIDSNIVVIPTASSIPVEVGENYMEAFTTLGCKNVTILDIRSKEDSEKQAAIDLIKGADCVMFSGGDQSKISDKIGGTTIHTILVDRYKNEEGFVIAGTSAGAMMMSQEMIAGGSASEAFIKGAVTMYKGLALIPELIIDTHFIKRGRFGRISEAVAQFPKLVGLGLAEDTGLIIKNGSLEVIGSGMVIIFDGRKLKHNNHKVLKEGTPMSLTNLRTHILSNGDRFNIKNKEVEVLPIEAPFI
- the cphA gene encoding cyanophycin synthetase, with translation MKIREINAMRGPNYWSIRRHKLIVMVLDLEEMEELPSNKIDGFPERLKAMFPTMYSHRCSEGCEGGFFMRVDEGTWMGHIIEHIALEIQTLAGMDTGFGRTRGYGEHGVYSVVFSYMEESVGRFAAKSAVRICEALIAGEDYDLTDDIQEMRELRESDRLGPSTGSIIEEAESRGIPWIRLNKYSLCQLGYGANQKRIQATVTSETSSIGVELACDKEDTKYLLEQAEVEVPRGDIIRRERSLEEACRYVGYPLVIKPVDGNHGRGITVDINNYEDALAAFHHAKESSRSGAIIVEKFITGQDYRLLVINNRLVAGAIRTPAHVIGDGKSTIQELIDKVNSDPRRGFGHENVLTKITTNELTQTIIKDAGYTLESVLAADERLILKDTANLSTGGTAEDITDIIHPANIAMAERISKIIDLDICGIDIMTTDISKPLSETGGAVLEVNAGPGFRMHLAPTTGLPRNVAAPVIDKLFPVKGETGRIPIVAISGTNGKTTTTRLIAHIAKMNGHRVGYTTSDGVYIQNRLLMTGDCTGPASAEFVLKDPTVNFAVLECARGGLLRAGLGFKKCDVAVVTNVAADHLGLKGIHTVEQLAKVKAVVPETVLPDGYAILNADDDLVYDMRRNLDCNVALFSMDENNPHIKALQRLNGITAVYENGWVTICRGEWKMRIMEAVNIPLTYGGKAKFMIQNVLGAVLAAHVQGISIEDMKAALETFIPSATQTPGRLNLFEFNNFSILLDYAHNPAGMRALQNFVEELDATVKVGIIAGIGDRRVEDNNEMGSIAAEMFDEIIIRQDKRLRGKTEEELIKMLNDGIKMKDPNKKTTIIPSEKEAIKFAVKNAVKGSLIILCSDVIPDALELVKKFKEQEANGELNYAD